The genomic window GGTCTTCTTTCTGATTGTTGTAAGTATAATCTTGTTGACTTCCAGTGCTTGTAAACCtgcattttaaagtgaaattaaacacaatttctgaaaattttcacATCTTGCATTagttaaataataataaatgcatGACTTTATTTTTAGGTAATTTGGAAGATGTTTCAGATTCCATGTCCTATGGACAGTGACATCATTAATGCAACATTGTTAAATGCAACAGTGGCATCttcaataaaagaaaacataacaaATGATGATATGTGCAAgccaaaatatttcatcttcAATTCACAGGTAACTGACCAAAAATCACAAAGTATTGAAAATAACTGAGACTAAATACATGGCAGATAAATTAAGTCATTTTTCCTTCACGTGATAGCCCAGTTCTAAACTTAGGATATGTTAAGCCTTTCTGTTCCAGTAGACTTGGACACTGTTTACCCCATGTAGACTGGGTGTTTCCACAttccaaatacagaaaaattagcAGAGCTTGAGATGACTGTTTGAGTGGCAAAACCCACATCTTTCATTCTTCAGCACAGCATTTCTCAAACTTTCTCAAATAAGTTAGTGAAACATTTTAGAAAGTAGATTGCAGAagatgaaggaaataaaattgtgAAAGCATGCAAATAGGAAATGTTTGCAAGGGTTTGAGATAGACTTGTTCTCAGTCACAAATTCTTGACTCATGAATGCTTGCAATTACAGTGGTGAATGCCACACATGGAGAAGTATGTGGAATACACAATACCAAGACCAGGCTATAATGGCTTAAGCCTGTGAGTTGcagaacataattttaaatgcagataCATTCAGATCAGCATGGACTTCAGTGACATTTGAGACTATTTGGTCCTCAAGGTCTGGTCTTAAGAAAATATGAACGTTTAAATTTTTTCCAAAGTTTCCACTGTCAGGAATTGTTAGCCTTTGTCAAAAAACTAATGTCTAAgtcaaaactgaaaaatctactgttgatttttttaaacttaattatTTAATGTCTGTTGAGATACtaaaggaagatatttttttttcagactgtttATGCTGTCCCAATcctaacattttcttttgtctgcCATCCTGCAATTCTTCCTATTTATGAAGAACTGAAAAGGTAAATGTTAAAGATACACCTGTAATTTCACTAAACAAAGTAGTATGAAACAGTATGTTATCACAACTAacaatgtttcttttccttacagCCGAAGCCGTAAAAGAATGATGAATGTGTCCTATGTATCTTTTTTTGCTATGTTCCTCATGTATTTATTGGCTGCTCTCTTTGGATACCTGACATTTTATGGTGAATAtgccttctttcttttaaattatttattctcGGCAAACCCACAGTATTACTTTAAAGATAGAGCAAGCAAGCATTTACTATGAGTTCTAAGTATACACTGTTTGTTGGAGGTGTTTTTAGTACTTCTATAAGTGCACAGCCAGATCAATGGTAGAATTAGGCCCAAGACACAGGATTAAAATTGGATTAGAACATACTCTGTGCCTCCAAGTCATCCCTGTGTAAAATGGAGACATGCTTACAGGAGCTCTTGAGGCTTTCAATTCATATTGATGTGACTAAAATTTACTTAGAATTTAGAGCAGAAGCAGTTAGTTGTTATAAGAAGTATGTCAACTACATCtaattaaaatactattttatttatagaaaaaGTTGAACCCGAACTGCTTCATACCTACTCTGCTTATCTGGGTGCTGATGTTCTCCTTCTTATTGTGCGTCTTGCTGTACTTATGGCTGTAACCCTCACTGTTCCTGTAGTTATTTTCCcagtaagtaattttttttatgtgttactatcatttttattttcatcatctGTACTGTTGCACTATTTTACTTATTTGTCCACTCCTGTTTATTAATTtagagaatttttctcttaactgaaaaaggaattttattctAATAACGTTGATGAAATATAGCTATACTATTAGTTCAAATAAATATGCAACATTTACAAAGCATCAGATACAAATACATTCAGTTATATTGTTTTCCTGGTGTGATTTAATTGGGGAAATGACATAGATTGCACTCTTGTATTACCATCTTAAAAAAGTCAGCATGTTTTTGTATGTACATTGTGGACACAACCTGACTATTTAGATGTATATTGTTGAGCAGCATGCTTAGATGTTAAAAAATTCcctggaatttatttttgttcaagacagctgtttttccttttttttttttctctattactGACTGTGCTTTGAAAATCTAAAtcactaaaatgaaaaaaaacagaaatgaagagcTGCCTTTCAAATGCAGAAAGTAACTGTCttaaaaaagaaccaaaacatttctttcGTCTTTCAACTTGCATTAAAATATGAAGTGTTCAGGAAAGTTATGTTAAAATACTTTCAGAAGGAAGGTCTAACTTAAATAGCAATCATTGTCTTCCACAATAAAGACTaaactgtcttttttctttttttttttttttaattcctcccTCACCCATTCTCTTCAAAAGATCCGCAGTTCCATTACCCAGCTGTtgtgggcagggaaggagtTCAAGTGGTGGCGTCACTTTTCCATTACAGTTGCTCTTTTGGCATTTACCAACGTGCTTGTTATCTTTGTCCCTACTATTCGTGACATCTTTGGATTCATTGGTAAGCATTCTCTTGTCGGTTCAGGCAGTCGTTCACATTTTAGAAAAGGCAGTTCCCATGTATCTGAAGTATGTTTACCTGTttaagaatatttatttctgtgctttttctatGCAGGTGCTTCTGCGGCTGCCATGCTGATCTTTATACTTCCTTCTGCCTTCTACATCAAATTAGTGAAGAAGGAACCAATGAAATCAGTGCAAAAGATTGGGGTATGTATAGGCAGATATGTAATTACACTTGCTTAGTAGttcagacacaaaaaaaaaattctgcgTCATGATTTAACACTTCAGAAGTCCTGGTGAAGGTAGTCACTGAATTTGCATTTGATGTTGCCTTAATTAACATGTGGGTGCTGCATAGGAACTAAGAAGCCAAGGAGCTGGCCATCACAAGGCTCAATTCACTTCAGTGACTTCTCTCAGCCCGTGGCCCCCAGTTTCAGCAACAGTTTGGTCATTCTGTTGCTGGTAAGAGCTAGATTTCAACAGAACACCCTTAAGAGCTATActaaaaaaagtcaaaacagtCTTTAAATATTCCTTTAAGACTTACTGATGTCATTTACCCCATGAAAGCTGACCTCTGCCAATCGTGTGGGTTATCCTTACTGTTGGTAGTCAGTATATACTGAGTCAGAGTCAAGTCAgcacactggcacagcctgactGGTATCAGCAGCTACATTGACTTTCCTTAGCTGAGGGTGAGGTCTGCTGTACTGAAAAAAACTGTACTTTTTGATTTGAAAAAGGCCCCCTTAGTATGAGAAAGGTACTTAGCTCCTTATCATTGGCTTGATCTCTTGTCTCTTAGTTTGTGAGTCATGGCATTTGTGCTATACATGGGCATGACTTTACAGGTGTATGTGACGGTTTAACCAACAGTGTCACAGCAGCATCTGAAGtacttttttatgttttctttttttcaggctgCATTCTTCTTTCTAAGTGGCATACTTGTGATGACTGGGTGTATGACACTGATTATTCTAGACTGGACCCACAATGTTACATCTGATGGCCATTAACTGCCCTGGTTTAATCTCTAATACTCCACTTCAAATGCCAGTGTTCACTCAGATACCTACTGAGAATGAAAATGAGCTATTCAGCTTCCTTTAAAAGGCAGATTCTTTGTTGATGGTTCGTCTGACTGTAGAATATCTGAACTCTGTCTTTAAGAAACTATTCTGCATGATGGAAGTGGATATTAACATCAAACCATGTGAGTGTCTGGCTGAAGGAAGTGACAACTTTATTCCATTCCAGAGAATGGACAGAACTCTCTGTAGACTTTTATCAAGCCATGTTTGGCTTGCACCATTGTTACTTGgatattttgttattttgcttGAATGTGCCTAATGGAACCATTTGATGTGAGAAAGAACTCTTTAATTTACAACAAAGTGTTTAAATAAccaatgagagagagagagaaagagagagaacacTTATTTTTTGTACCAAAAATTCTTATGGACCTCAAAAGCACTATTTTGACTGTAAGAAACACTTTtctaaaaagaaggaaagaacaaCATAGATGAGCTCATTACGAATATTTAATCAGTGTcctaaattaaattattaaatttagTTTGACTTTCTCGATCTCTTCACTCACgtgaccagtgataggactCGAGGATACAGCATGAAGCTGAGGCAcgggaggtttaggttgggtatcagggaaaggtttttcacccaggaagtggctgagcactggaacaggctccccagggaagtggtgacagcaccaagcctgtctgagttcaagaagcatttggacaatgctttcagacccatggtgtgattcttggggtgtcctgtgaaGGCCAGGAAGTTGGactcagcagtgctgatgggtcccttgcaactcagcatgttctgtgatcctttagaagaaattttattttaaaaatgcttctgaTGACCTAAACAGAAAATTAACCAATTCAGGTCAAAATTCTCTGATACTAAATGCTTCCCATGAAATTCACCTAGTTCAAATTAGAGTGAAAATAATCCTGAAAATCATTTGTCAGTTTACTTGAGTAACTATAGTTACCTTAGTACCCAAAAATGGTGTGGAAATCCACATTGTCAAGCTTTAAAAACCCCCACCATTTAGAAGTGAGTACATTTGAGAAAAGCTTAGATAATCTGAAATTGTAAAGATGGCATTGACATTTCCCTTCTTGAGGTACTCAGTAGTGCAATTGTGTAAAACAGGGTTTggaggttttgcttttttgttcttttttgttttgttttgtttttcctgttgtaGATATAAACTGAATGGCACTGGAGTATATGATGCCATTATTACAAAACTCCCTCCTTAAATTCCCTTTATTATTAAGGTCCATTGTCAGTTGTAGCaatgtttgttgggttttttttctgtccaacATATCTTGAAACACTCTGTAGGAAAATGAAAGGTCCTAATGTAGTCTACTCCTTGTATAATATTCAAAAACTGTACAGTATTTCTCAAATTTCTCATCCATTATTGGATTTTTAATTACTTGACTATTCTGTTTCTGAGTCAAATCCACAAAATAACTGCACCAATAAGTCATACTTGGTACAAGCTCTCTTCACATACACAACTGGGATTACTCTTCCAATCTATACTGTATAGTAGTATTCAAGATAACCTCATAGGCTGGATAGTCATCTCATACTTGTTTGCTTCAGAAATAGGTTTCCTATGAGCCATAGCTGACGAAACAGGTGCTGTATGGTTGTGATGAGCTATTTTGTTTCTACTGCATGTTTACTCTTTCTTTCTTATCCCAGGTTGAAGAGAGGTAACACTTGTATAACAGCGTACTTGGCTTATTAGAGGTTCTCAAACACAGCAATATTGGGTACAAAAGCCTAGAGAGAGATTATTAATGAAATAATCATGGCAATGTGGTCAACTGTCTTCATCTGACACAATGTGTTAAAAATCGATTTACAATATCCCGCTCGGTTGTCGTGTCAGAGAGAACAAGTAAGGGCCTGTAATCCATTGATTATACAGTGCCTGAGACTTTTTTGCTCTTGTAGAATTAATCAGAAATACATCTAAACAATAGTCACTGTTTGGCAGATAATGTCAATCTCTGCCCAGCCATTTGAAATCTGTGGAAAAAGCAACTGCAGGTATTTTGTATTGATACTTCTGCATGACTGTAAGTACTGGTCGCTAACTCTATAGTGTAAAACTGTAATGAGAAGTTAGATTCCTCTTGTGTTACTTGTATTATTTGTTTGGTGGTACTCAACTGGCAATTCACGATCCTGGAGTCAGCACTGACTAACACTCCTTAGGTACTTCTCTGCCTCAGGTACTGTACATCCATGGCTAACTATCCCATGTTACCTGATCTCCACAGAAGTGCTGAGCATGTGCCTCCTCAGTACTTTGgcagcttttcttcttcctccacaAATGTGCAAAGGTGGAAGAGGATTAAAATGTTGTCTACCTTTGAGCAATTTGTAGCACATAAGGGATGAACTGCTTCCCTTGCTAGGatttaaaaaggaggaaagaaagtgaGAAATAGCGTCCTTTCTCACAGTAACCATGGAAGAGGAAGGAGTTGTAAATGAGAAGTTACTACAAAGTC from Pithys albifrons albifrons isolate INPA30051 chromosome 3, PitAlb_v1, whole genome shotgun sequence includes these protein-coding regions:
- the SLC38A2 gene encoding sodium-coupled neutral amino acid symporter 2, which produces MSSAEMGKFNISPDEDSSSYSSNSNDFSYPYPTKPAAMKSHYADIDPENQNFLLDSNLGKKKYETQYHPGTTSFGMSVFNLSNAIVGSGILGLSFAMANTGIALFVILLLFVSIFSLYSVHLLLKTANEGGSLLYEQLGMKAFGMAGKLAASGSITMQNIGAMSSYLFIVKYELPLVIKTFMNIEETTGEWYLNGDYLVLLVSLILILPLSLLKNLGYLGYTSGFSLLCMVFFLIVVIWKMFQIPCPMDSDIINATLLNATVASSIKENITNDDMCKPKYFIFNSQTVYAVPILTFSFVCHPAILPIYEELKSRSRKRMMNVSYVSFFAMFLMYLLAALFGYLTFYEKVEPELLHTYSAYLGADVLLLIVRLAVLMAVTLTVPVVIFPIRSSITQLLWAGKEFKWWRHFSITVALLAFTNVLVIFVPTIRDIFGFIGASAAAMLIFILPSAFYIKLVKKEPMKSVQKIGAAFFFLSGILVMTGCMTLIILDWTHNVTSDGH